The proteins below come from a single Candidatus Hydrogenedentota bacterium genomic window:
- the secD gene encoding protein translocase subunit SecD encodes MAKNIYRTILIWGVLAMAAYYVYPTIGWMVLSEETRGARMAAWQAEEDQLARKRPSYFERQVLGVKRWAQCDRSRVINLGLDLQGGIHMVLGFDIKDLSPERLKEYRDSKYSDADIEREIQQTVLDQITRRVNDFEAKEPVIQALGTTQIQIQLPGEKDVQRAKNLITKTAMLNFHIVAGPDAAQQVFSKIRDTFPEEFLPFVKLSALRADALTVTLENYERVERVLAKAAETGVIPEEKIVAFSQKPKPYEKVQEYELYVLDKKPIASGEGLASSAALPDESNPPYWQILFAFNGAASELFAEATEQNIGNPMAIVLDGVVVSAPTIRDRIVGRGQISGNFEGEEARDLAIALNSGSMVIPVREEFTRTVSASLGADTVRKGVTSSLASLALVGVFMVFYYQGLGIVAILGLIANALLIIAAMAYFNLTLTLPGIAGLVLTMGMAVDANVLIYERIREELRLGHTVLASIESAFKRAGITILDANLTTLIAGAVLMQFGTGPIQGFALTLSIGICSTLFVSLVLTKGLVDFALERKLLTQCRMLALVPANPGIPFIQVRKVVISVSLACIAVGMVWFFTRGMDNFGVDFREGTNLVLSVKADQQIPIEDVRSSLTSAGFTNPVVQETSDESNRPNLFIIRVGDVTRDTTAGVDGAAATVRTVAERIQETLLHLTPGKTLDEVVVEDEQTVGPSVGAQLRWDALNALFWALVFIIGYVWVRFELRFALGAVLALVHDILFTVGAFSLLGGEISMGVIAALLTILGYSINDTIVVFDRVREDMEKSRGKGIKFMTVLNGAINVTLSRTLLTSLTTLFVTVVLAIFGGEAIQDFAIVLTIGIMVGTYSSIFIASPIVLLFQNMNFTKVLKAEGPAQQDRGGRHRRSGGTKSGAAV; translated from the coding sequence ATGGCCAAGAACATCTATCGGACAATCCTTATCTGGGGCGTGCTCGCTATGGCCGCCTACTACGTCTACCCGACCATCGGGTGGATGGTCCTCTCCGAGGAGACCCGCGGGGCGCGCATGGCCGCCTGGCAGGCGGAGGAGGACCAGCTTGCGCGCAAGCGCCCAAGTTACTTTGAGCGGCAGGTGCTCGGCGTCAAGCGCTGGGCGCAGTGCGACCGGAGCCGGGTGATCAACCTCGGCCTCGACCTCCAGGGCGGCATCCACATGGTCCTGGGGTTCGACATCAAAGACCTTTCCCCTGAGCGCCTCAAGGAGTACCGCGACAGCAAGTACAGCGACGCGGACATTGAGCGGGAAATCCAGCAGACGGTGCTGGACCAGATCACGCGGCGCGTCAACGACTTCGAGGCGAAGGAGCCGGTGATCCAGGCGCTGGGAACCACCCAGATTCAGATCCAGCTGCCCGGCGAGAAGGATGTCCAGCGCGCGAAGAACCTCATCACCAAGACGGCCATGCTCAACTTCCACATCGTGGCCGGCCCGGACGCCGCCCAGCAGGTGTTCTCCAAGATCCGCGACACCTTCCCGGAGGAGTTCCTGCCCTTCGTGAAGCTCTCGGCCCTGCGGGCCGACGCCCTCACCGTCACCCTGGAGAACTACGAGCGCGTCGAGCGCGTGCTGGCGAAGGCCGCCGAAACCGGGGTCATTCCCGAGGAAAAGATCGTGGCCTTCAGCCAGAAGCCCAAGCCCTACGAGAAGGTCCAGGAGTACGAACTCTACGTGCTCGACAAGAAGCCCATCGCCTCCGGCGAGGGGCTGGCCTCCTCGGCCGCGCTGCCCGACGAGTCCAACCCGCCCTACTGGCAGATTCTCTTCGCCTTCAACGGGGCGGCCAGCGAGCTGTTCGCCGAAGCCACCGAGCAGAACATTGGCAACCCCATGGCGATCGTCCTGGACGGCGTGGTGGTCTCCGCGCCGACCATCCGCGACCGCATCGTCGGCCGCGGCCAGATCTCCGGCAACTTCGAGGGCGAGGAGGCGCGCGACCTGGCCATCGCCCTGAACTCGGGCTCCATGGTCATCCCGGTGCGCGAGGAGTTCACCCGCACCGTCAGCGCGAGCCTCGGGGCGGACACGGTCCGCAAGGGCGTCACCTCGTCCCTGGCGAGCCTTGCGCTGGTCGGCGTCTTCATGGTGTTCTACTACCAGGGCCTCGGCATCGTCGCGATCCTGGGCCTCATCGCAAACGCCCTGCTCATCATCGCGGCCATGGCGTACTTCAACCTCACGCTCACGCTTCCCGGCATCGCCGGACTGGTGCTCACCATGGGCATGGCGGTGGACGCCAACGTGCTCATCTACGAACGCATCCGCGAGGAGCTGCGCCTCGGCCACACGGTCCTGGCGTCCATCGAGAGCGCCTTCAAGCGCGCGGGCATCACCATCCTCGACGCCAACCTGACCACGCTCATCGCGGGCGCCGTGCTCATGCAGTTCGGCACCGGCCCGATCCAGGGCTTCGCCCTTACGCTCAGCATCGGCATCTGCTCCACCCTGTTTGTCTCCCTCGTCCTGACCAAGGGCCTGGTTGACTTCGCCCTGGAGCGGAAGCTGCTCACCCAGTGCCGGATGCTGGCCCTGGTGCCGGCCAACCCCGGCATCCCCTTCATACAGGTGCGCAAGGTGGTCATCTCCGTGAGTCTTGCGTGCATCGCCGTGGGCATGGTCTGGTTTTTCACCCGCGGCATGGACAACTTCGGCGTGGACTTCCGGGAGGGAACCAACTTGGTGCTCTCCGTCAAGGCCGACCAGCAGATACCCATTGAGGACGTTCGGTCCTCCCTCACCTCCGCCGGGTTCACCAACCCGGTCGTGCAGGAGACCTCGGACGAGTCCAACCGGCCCAACCTTTTCATCATCCGCGTGGGCGACGTGACCCGCGATACTACCGCCGGCGTGGACGGCGCGGCGGCCACCGTGCGCACCGTGGCGGAGCGCATCCAGGAGACGCTGTTGCACCTGACCCCGGGAAAGACCCTGGACGAGGTGGTGGTCGAGGACGAGCAGACGGTCGGGCCCTCCGTGGGCGCGCAGCTCCGCTGGGACGCGCTGAACGCGCTGTTCTGGGCGCTGGTCTTCATCATCGGCTACGTGTGGGTGCGTTTCGAGCTGCGGTTCGCCCTGGGCGCCGTGCTCGCCCTGGTGCACGACATCTTATTCACCGTGGGCGCCTTCTCCCTGCTCGGCGGCGAGATTTCCATGGGCGTCATCGCGGCGCTGCTGACCATCCTCGGCTACTCGATCAACGACACCATCGTGGTCTTTGACCGGGTGCGCGAGGACATGGAGAAATCCCGCGGCAAGGGCATCAAGTTCATGACCGTGCTCAACGGGGCAATCAACGTCACCCTGAGCCGCACGCTGCTCACCTCGCTGACCACTCTGTTCGTCACCGTGGTGCTCGCGATCTTCGGCGGCGAGGCCATCCAGGACTTCGCCATCGTGCTGACCATCGGCATCATGGTGGGCACCTACTCCTCCATCTTCATCGCGAGCCCCATCGTCCTCCTCTTCCAGAATATGAATTTCACGAAGGTCCTCAAGGCCGAGGGGCCGGCCCAGCAGGACCGGGGCGGACGCCACCGCCGCAGCGGCGGCACAAAGAGCGGAGCGGCCGTCTGA